One window of Entelurus aequoreus isolate RoL-2023_Sb linkage group LG06, RoL_Eaeq_v1.1, whole genome shotgun sequence genomic DNA carries:
- the dnajb1a gene encoding dnaJ homolog subfamily B member 1a — MGKDYYKVLGIAKGATEEEIKKAYRKQALRYHPDKNKSAGAEDKFKEIAEAYDVLSDAKKKDIYDRYGEEGLKGPAGGGGGGHSGATYSYTFHGDPHAMFAEFFGGRSPFDHFFAQNGDDNNMDVNDPFAAFSMGGMGGMGNFHRPYKPHQGGARGKKKDPPVVHELKVSLEEVFSGCTKKMKISRKRLNPDGRTVRCEDKILSVDIKRGWKEGTKITFPREGDETPTNIPADVVFVVKDKPHPVFRREGSDIIYPAKISLRDALCGCSVSAPTLDGRTITVSSRDVVKPGMKKRIVGEGLPLSKRPDKRGDMILDFTVKFPDKLGQNTRDALRQVLPP; from the exons ATGGGTAAAGATTATTACAAAGTGCTGGGGATAGCCAAGGGTGCCACGGAAGAGGAGATCAAGAAGGCGTACAGAAAGCAGGCCCTCCGCTACCATCCCGACAAGAACAAGTCTGCAGGGGCCGAGGACAAATTTAAGGAGATCGCAGAAGCCTACGACGTCCTCAGTGATGCAAAGAAGAAGGATATTTACGATCGATATGGCGAAGAAG GCCTGAAGGGTCCAGCTGGAGGCGGGGGTGGAGGTCACAGCGGCGCCACCTACAGCTACACCTTCCATGGAGACCCTCATGCCATGTTCGCCGAATTCTTCGGCGGCCGCAGCCCCTTCGATCACTTCTTCGCGCAGAACGGCGACGACAACAACATGGACGTCAACGACCCCTTTGCCGCCTTCAGCATGGGAGGCATGGGTGGCATGGGCAACTTCCACCGGCCCTATAAACCCCACCAGGGCGGCGCCCGCGGGAAGAAGAAGGACCCGCCCGTGGTGCACGAGCTAAAGGTGAGCCTGGAGGAGGTGTTCTCGGGCTGCACCAAAAAGATGAAGATCTCCCGCAAAAGACTGAACCCAGACGGCCGCACCGTGCGCTGCGAGGACAAGATTTTGTCCGTGGACATCAAGCGCGGCTGGAAAGAGGGCACCAAAATCACCTTCCCTCGGGAGGGAGACGAGACCCCCACCAACATTCCCGCCGACGTGGTGTTTGTGGTCAAAGACAAACCTCATCCCGTGTTCAGGAGGGAGGGCTCTGATATTATTTATCCTGCAAAAATATCCCTTCGAGAT GCGCTGTGCGGCTGCTCGGTCAGCGCCCCCACGCTGGACGGCCGCACCATCACCGTGTCCTCCAGAGACGTGGTGAAGCCGGGCATGAAGAAGCGCATCGTGGGGGAAGGCCTGCCCCTGTCCAAGCGTCCCGACAAGAGGGGCGACATGATCTTGGACTTTACGGTCAAATTCCCTGACAAACTGGGACAAAACACCCGCGACGCACTCAGGCAGGTTCTCCCGCCATGA